The Listeria welshimeri serovar 6b str. SLCC5334 genome has a window encoding:
- the dnaA gene encoding chromosomal replication initiator protein DnaA, with protein MQSIEDIWQETLQIVKKNMSKPSYDTWMKSTTAHSLEGNTFIISAPNNFVRDWLEKSYTQFIANILQEITGRLFDVRFIDGEQEENFEYTVIKPNPALDEDGIEIGKHMLNPRYVFDTFVIGSGNRFAHAASLAVAEAPAKAYNPLFIYGGVGLGKTHLMHAVGHYVQQHKDNAKVMYLSSEKFTNEFISSIRDNKTEEFRTKYRNVDVLLIDDIQFLAGKEGTQEEFFHTFNTLYDEQKQIIISSDRPPKEIPTLEDRLRSRFEWGLITDITPPDLETRIAILRKKAKADGLDIPNEVMLYIANQIDSNIRELEGALIRVVAYSSLVNKDITAGLAAEALKDIIPSSKSQVITISGIQETVGEYFHVRLEDFKAKKRTKSIAFPRQIAMYLSRELTDASLPKIGDEFGGRDHTTVIHAHEKISQLLKTDQVLKNDLAEIEKNLRKSQNMF; from the coding sequence GTGCAATCAATTGAAGACATCTGGCAGGAAACTCTGCAAATCGTTAAAAAAAATATGAGTAAACCTAGTTACGATACATGGATGAAATCAACAACCGCTCATTCATTAGAAGGTAATACGTTTATTATTTCAGCGCCCAATAATTTTGTTCGCGATTGGTTAGAGAAGAGTTACACGCAATTTATCGCTAACATTTTGCAAGAAATAACTGGTCGCTTATTTGATGTCCGCTTTATTGATGGCGAGCAGGAAGAAAACTTTGAATATACGGTGATTAAACCAAATCCAGCGTTAGATGAAGATGGTATTGAAATTGGCAAACATATGCTTAATCCGCGTTATGTTTTCGATACATTTGTCATTGGTTCAGGGAACAGATTCGCCCACGCAGCATCACTTGCAGTAGCCGAAGCTCCAGCAAAAGCATATAATCCGCTCTTCATTTACGGCGGAGTTGGGCTTGGTAAAACACATTTAATGCATGCAGTTGGCCACTATGTTCAGCAACATAAAGATAATGCCAAAGTAATGTACCTTTCCAGCGAAAAATTCACTAATGAGTTTATTAGCTCCATTCGAGATAATAAAACCGAAGAATTCCGTACAAAATACCGGAATGTCGATGTCTTACTTATTGATGATATCCAATTTTTAGCCGGTAAAGAAGGAACACAAGAGGAATTTTTCCATACATTTAATACACTTTATGATGAACAAAAACAAATTATTATTTCTAGTGACCGACCACCAAAAGAAATTCCTACACTGGAAGATCGGCTTAGATCCCGCTTTGAATGGGGCTTAATTACTGATATTACGCCACCAGACTTAGAAACACGGATTGCTATTTTACGTAAAAAAGCAAAAGCAGACGGATTAGATATTCCAAATGAAGTCATGCTTTATATTGCAAACCAAATTGATTCGAATATTCGCGAGTTAGAAGGCGCACTCATTCGGGTAGTTGCTTATTCTTCACTTGTTAATAAAGATATAACAGCTGGTCTTGCGGCAGAAGCACTAAAAGATATTATCCCCTCTTCTAAATCACAAGTTATTACAATTAGTGGTATTCAAGAAACAGTGGGCGAATATTTCCACGTTCGTTTGGAAGATTTTAAAGCAAAAAAACGGACGAAAAGTATTGCATTTCCTCGCCAAATCGCTATGTATCTTTCAAGAGAACTTACAGATGCTTCATTACCTAAAATCGGTGATGAATTTGGTGGACGAGATCATACCACCGTCATCCATGCACATGAAAAAATATCGCAACTACTAAAAACCGATCAAGTGTTGAAAAATGACCTTGCTGAAATTGAAAAAAATTTAAGAAAATCACAAAATATGTTTTAA
- the dnaN gene encoding DNA polymerase III subunit beta: MKFVIERDRLVQAVNEVTRAISARTTIPILTGIKIVVNDEGVTLTGSDSDISIEAFIPLIENDEVIVEVESFGGIVLQSKYFGDIVRRLPEENVEIEVTTNYQTNISSGQASFTLNGLDPMEYPKLPEVTDGKNIKIPINVLKNIIRQTVFAVSAIEVRPVLTGVNWIIKENKLSAVATDSHRLALREIPLETDIDEEYNIVIPGKSLAELNKILDDASESIEMTLANNQILFKLKDLLFYSRLLEGSYPDTSRLIPTDTKSELVINSRAFLQAIDRASLLARENRNNVIKLMTLENGQVEVSSNSPEVGNVSENVFSQSFTGEEIKISFNGKYMMDALRAFEGDDIQISFSGTMRPFVLRPKDATNPNEILQLITPVRTY, from the coding sequence ATGAAATTTGTTATTGAGCGTGATCGTCTTGTCCAAGCAGTCAATGAAGTTACTCGTGCCATCTCTGCAAGAACAACGATTCCAATTTTAACGGGAATAAAAATAGTCGTAAATGATGAAGGTGTAACACTAACTGGTAGTGATTCAGATATTTCCATCGAAGCATTTATACCATTAATTGAAAATGATGAAGTAATTGTAGAAGTGGAAAGTTTTGGAGGTATTGTTCTTCAATCCAAGTACTTCGGCGATATCGTTCGTCGTTTACCTGAAGAAAATGTAGAAATTGAAGTAACAACAAATTATCAAACTAATATTAGTTCTGGCCAAGCATCCTTTACGCTAAATGGTTTAGATCCAATGGAATATCCTAAATTACCAGAAGTTACAGATGGTAAAAATATTAAAATTCCAATTAATGTCCTTAAAAATATCATTAGACAAACTGTTTTTGCTGTTTCTGCAATTGAAGTTCGCCCAGTTCTTACTGGTGTTAACTGGATTATTAAAGAAAATAAACTGAGTGCAGTTGCAACAGATAGTCATCGTCTAGCTTTACGTGAAATTCCACTGGAAACAGACATTGATGAAGAATATAACATTGTTATTCCAGGAAAAAGCTTAGCTGAACTAAACAAAATTTTAGATGATGCAAGTGAATCTATTGAAATGACACTCGCAAATAACCAAATACTATTTAAATTAAAAGATTTATTATTCTATTCTCGTTTACTAGAAGGTAGTTATCCTGATACGTCGCGTTTAATTCCAACCGACACTAAATCAGAACTAGTTATTAATTCAAGAGCATTTTTACAAGCGATTGATCGTGCTTCCCTACTTGCTCGTGAAAATCGTAATAACGTTATCAAATTAATGACACTTGAAAATGGACAAGTTGAAGTATCCTCTAACTCTCCTGAAGTTGGGAATGTTTCAGAAAACGTCTTTAGTCAAAGTTTTACTGGTGAAGAAATTAAAATCTCCTTCAACGGTAAATACATGATGGATGCATTGCGTGCATTTGAAGGTGATGATATTCAAATCTCCTTCTCAGGTACAATGAGACCATTCGTGCTTCGACCAAAAGATGCTACGAATCCAAATGAAATTTTACAATTAATCACGCCGGTTAGAACTTACTAA
- a CDS encoding MATE family efflux transporter, whose amino-acid sequence MMKDMTTGNPTKLIFLFAMPMLIGNLFQQFYTMIDAVIVGKFVSVDALAAVGATNSVNFFMISLIIGLMSGISVVVAQYFGFKDYDRLKDVIATATYAVVFSAIILTVAGVLLAKPLLILLRTPANILDDSTIFLTTLFIGILPMSLYNGMAAILRALGNSITPLIFLILSSLLNIALDFLFVVYMGMGVRGAAIATVLSQAGAAIAVIYYAYRHVPFMKIERSRFKLSTPLLKEMVRIGLPSGLQGSFISIGNMALQSLINGFGSSVVAAYTAASRIDSLTYQPGIAFGAASSMFAGQNIGAGKLDRVREGFWSGIKVVTVISIGITILVQLFARQFLLLFVDSSETEVINIGVSYLLIVSLFYVVVGILFVVRETLRGTGDAMVPLAMGIFELVSRLVIGFVLSLYIGYVGLWWATPVAWITATMLGVWRYKSGTWQKKAVIRRK is encoded by the coding sequence ATGATGAAAGATATGACAACAGGTAATCCAACAAAATTAATCTTTTTATTTGCGATGCCGATGTTAATTGGAAACTTGTTTCAGCAGTTTTATACGATGATTGATGCGGTTATTGTTGGAAAATTTGTAAGTGTAGACGCGCTTGCAGCTGTTGGTGCGACAAATTCAGTCAATTTTTTTATGATTTCTTTGATTATTGGACTTATGAGCGGTATTTCTGTCGTAGTAGCTCAGTATTTTGGTTTTAAAGATTATGATCGTTTAAAAGATGTTATCGCTACAGCAACCTATGCGGTGGTTTTTTCGGCGATTATTTTGACAGTTGCAGGAGTGTTACTTGCGAAGCCCTTACTTATTTTACTTAGAACACCAGCTAATATTTTAGATGATTCAACTATTTTTTTGACTACTCTTTTTATTGGAATTTTACCAATGAGTTTGTATAACGGGATGGCAGCGATTTTGCGGGCCCTTGGAAATTCCATCACTCCACTGATTTTTTTGATTTTATCTTCGTTACTTAATATTGCGCTTGATTTTTTATTTGTCGTTTATATGGGTATGGGCGTTCGTGGAGCTGCGATTGCAACAGTTTTATCACAAGCTGGGGCAGCAATAGCCGTTATTTATTATGCTTATCGGCATGTACCTTTTATGAAAATAGAGCGTTCCAGATTTAAGTTATCTACCCCTTTACTTAAGGAAATGGTGCGAATTGGACTTCCTTCAGGGTTACAAGGATCATTTATTTCTATCGGAAATATGGCGCTTCAAAGTTTAATTAATGGTTTTGGTTCGTCCGTTGTTGCGGCGTATACTGCAGCTAGTCGAATTGATTCACTTACATATCAACCTGGAATTGCCTTTGGAGCTGCATCTTCCATGTTTGCTGGTCAAAATATTGGTGCAGGAAAATTGGACCGCGTTCGCGAAGGTTTTTGGTCAGGAATTAAAGTAGTTACTGTTATCAGTATTGGAATTACGATTTTAGTTCAACTTTTTGCGCGTCAATTTTTATTATTATTTGTAGACTCTAGTGAGACGGAAGTTATTAATATTGGCGTGAGTTATTTACTTATTGTGTCGTTATTTTATGTTGTAGTTGGTATTTTGTTTGTCGTGCGGGAAACATTACGTGGTACGGGAGATGCGATGGTTCCTTTAGCAATGGGCATTTTCGAATTGGTTTCACGGCTTGTAATTGGATTTGTTTTATCTCTTTACATTGGTTATGTTGGACTGTGGTGGGCGACACCTGTTGCATGGATTACTGCGACGATGCTAGGAGTTTGGCGATATAAATCTGGAACTTGGCAAAAAAAAGCAGTTATCAGGCGAAAATAA
- the yaaA gene encoding S4 domain-containing protein YaaA, with amino-acid sequence MAETVKINSEFVTLGQLLQMIDVVSTGGMAKAYLSENTIYINGEQDNRRGKKLRNGDVILVPGVGKVKIEQG; translated from the coding sequence TTGGCTGAAACAGTAAAGATAAATAGTGAGTTCGTAACGCTTGGTCAACTTTTACAAATGATTGATGTAGTTTCGACTGGCGGAATGGCAAAAGCGTACCTTAGTGAAAATACGATTTACATCAACGGAGAGCAAGATAATCGCCGGGGGAAAAAGCTTCGTAATGGCGATGTAATCTTAGTTCCTGGCGTTGGAAAAGTAAAAATTGAGCAAGGGTAA
- the recF gene encoding DNA replication/repair protein RecF (All proteins in this family for which functions are known are DNA-binding proteins that assist the filamentation of RecA onto DNA for the initiation of recombination or recombinational repair.) — protein sequence MHLESIVLRNFRNYENLELEFSPSVNVFLGENAQGKTNLLEAVLMLALAKSHRTTNDKDFIMWEKEEAKMEGRVVKRGQTVPLELAITQKGKRAKVNHLEQKKLSQYVGNLNVVIFAPEDLSLVKGAPGIRRRFLNMEIGQMQPIYLHNLSEYQRILQQRNQYLKMLQMKRKVDPMLLDILTEQFADVAINLTKRRADFIQKLEAYAAPIHHQISRGLETLKIEYKASVTLNGDDPDTWKADLLQKMESIKQREIDRGVTLVGPHRDDSLFYINGQNVQDFGSQGQQRTTALSVKLAEIDLIHEETGEYPVLLLDDVLSELDDYRQSHLLGAIEGKVQTFVTTTSTSGIDHDTLKQATTFYVEKGTVKKS from the coding sequence ATGCATTTAGAAAGCATTGTTTTAAGAAATTTCCGCAATTATGAAAACTTAGAACTAGAATTTTCCCCGTCTGTGAATGTTTTTCTTGGAGAAAATGCACAAGGTAAAACTAATCTTTTGGAAGCTGTACTTATGCTTGCTCTTGCAAAATCACATCGGACAACCAATGATAAAGATTTTATTATGTGGGAAAAAGAAGAAGCCAAAATGGAAGGGCGAGTAGTAAAGCGCGGGCAAACAGTCCCTTTAGAGCTTGCTATCACCCAAAAAGGCAAGCGAGCTAAGGTTAACCATCTGGAACAAAAGAAACTGAGCCAATATGTTGGTAACTTAAATGTGGTTATTTTTGCACCAGAAGATTTATCGCTTGTTAAAGGTGCTCCAGGAATTAGACGCCGATTTTTGAATATGGAAATTGGACAAATGCAGCCGATTTATTTGCATAATTTAAGTGAATATCAGCGGATTTTACAACAACGGAACCAATACTTGAAGATGCTACAAATGAAACGTAAAGTAGATCCGATGTTGCTCGATATTTTGACAGAGCAATTCGCAGATGTCGCTATTAATTTGACGAAAAGGCGCGCTGATTTTATTCAAAAATTAGAAGCATATGCAGCGCCAATTCATCACCAAATTTCTCGAGGATTAGAAACACTTAAAATCGAGTATAAAGCTTCCGTTACACTGAATGGGGACGATCCCGACACGTGGAAAGCGGATTTACTTCAAAAAATGGAATCAATCAAACAAAGAGAAATCGACCGTGGTGTCACACTTGTTGGGCCACATCGGGATGATTCTCTGTTTTATATTAATGGGCAAAATGTGCAAGATTTTGGTTCACAAGGTCAACAGCGGACAACGGCACTTTCTGTAAAATTAGCAGAAATTGACCTAATCCATGAAGAAACTGGAGAATATCCAGTTCTACTTCTTGATGATGTACTTAGTGAACTAGATGATTACCGTCAATCGCATTTGCTTGGAGCTATTGAAGGAAAAGTACAAACCTTTGTAACGACAACAAGCACGAGCGGGATTGATCATGACACGCTCAAACAAGCAACGACATTTTATGTAGAAAAAGGTACAGTAAAAAAATCCTAA
- the gyrB gene encoding DNA topoisomerase (ATP-hydrolyzing) subunit B: MSEENITNVHESASDYNEDQIQVLEGLEAVRKRPGMYIGSTSQRGLHHLVWEIVDNAIDEALAGFCTEIEITIEADNSITVRDNGRGIPTGINEKIGRPTVEVIFTVLHAGGKFGGGGYKVSGGLHGVGASVVNALSTSLEVYVHREGQKYYQRFERGDVVMDMEVQGETDYRGTIVHFTPDPQIFTETTEFDFDTLRTRTRELAFLNRGLTISIEDKREEHKVRKDFHYEGGIRSYVEHLNKAKDVIHEPPIYLEGERDDIMVEISMQYNTGFSSNIISFANNIHTYEGGTHESGFKTALTRVINDYARRNKVFKDSDDNLSGEDVREGLTAIISIKHPDPQFEGQTKTKLGNSEARSITDKLFSEALNKFMMENPDVAKKIVEKGVVASRARLAAKRAREVARKSSGLEISSLPGKLADCSSRNPEISELYIVEGDSAGGSAKQGRDRLFQAILPIRGKILNVEKARLDRILANEEIRTIFTAMGTGFGGDFDVSKSRYHKLIIMTDADVDGAHIRTLLLTLFYRYMRPLLDAGYIYIAQPPLYQIKHGKQIEYVYSDGQLEDYLASLDKDTKYSIQRYKGLGEMNPEQLWDTTMNPEHRTLLQVNIKDAIDADETFEMLMGDRVEPRRKFIEENAQYVKNLDV; this comes from the coding sequence ATGTCAGAAGAAAATATTACAAATGTACATGAAAGTGCTTCAGATTATAACGAAGATCAAATACAAGTACTAGAAGGCCTAGAAGCTGTAAGAAAAAGACCTGGTATGTACATTGGTTCAACTAGTCAACGTGGACTTCATCACCTTGTATGGGAAATCGTTGATAACGCAATTGATGAAGCTCTTGCTGGTTTTTGTACAGAAATTGAAATTACAATTGAAGCTGATAATAGCATAACTGTTCGCGATAACGGACGTGGAATTCCAACTGGGATTAACGAAAAAATCGGTCGTCCAACAGTAGAAGTTATTTTTACTGTTCTACATGCTGGTGGTAAATTTGGCGGCGGCGGATATAAAGTATCAGGTGGACTTCATGGAGTTGGTGCATCAGTAGTTAATGCTCTTTCAACATCTCTTGAAGTATATGTTCACCGTGAAGGACAAAAGTATTACCAACGTTTTGAACGTGGTGATGTAGTGATGGATATGGAAGTACAAGGGGAAACAGATTATCGTGGAACCATCGTTCATTTTACGCCAGATCCACAAATTTTCACTGAAACAACAGAATTTGATTTTGATACGCTTCGTACTCGTACGCGCGAACTTGCTTTCTTGAATCGTGGCTTAACAATTTCTATTGAAGACAAACGCGAAGAACACAAAGTTCGTAAAGATTTCCACTATGAAGGCGGAATTCGTTCTTACGTGGAGCATTTAAATAAAGCCAAAGATGTTATCCATGAGCCACCAATTTATTTGGAAGGTGAACGCGATGATATTATGGTCGAGATTTCCATGCAGTACAACACTGGATTTTCAAGCAATATCATTTCATTTGCGAATAATATTCATACGTATGAAGGCGGGACTCACGAATCTGGTTTTAAAACAGCTTTAACACGTGTTATTAATGACTATGCGCGTCGTAATAAAGTGTTTAAAGATAGTGATGACAACCTTTCTGGTGAAGATGTTCGTGAAGGTTTAACCGCAATTATTTCTATCAAACATCCGGATCCGCAGTTTGAAGGACAAACAAAAACAAAACTTGGAAATTCAGAAGCTCGTTCTATCACGGATAAGCTGTTTTCTGAGGCTTTAAATAAATTTATGATGGAAAACCCAGATGTTGCTAAAAAAATCGTTGAGAAAGGCGTGGTGGCTTCTCGTGCACGTCTGGCTGCTAAGCGCGCGCGTGAAGTTGCTCGTAAAAGCAGTGGTCTAGAAATTTCTAGTTTACCAGGTAAGCTAGCAGACTGTTCTTCACGTAACCCTGAAATCAGCGAACTTTACATCGTTGAGGGTGACTCAGCTGGTGGTTCAGCTAAACAAGGTCGGGACCGTTTATTCCAAGCGATTTTACCGATTCGTGGGAAAATTTTGAACGTGGAAAAAGCACGGTTGGATCGTATTTTAGCTAACGAAGAAATCCGAACTATTTTTACAGCTATGGGTACTGGTTTTGGTGGAGATTTCGACGTTTCTAAATCTCGTTACCACAAACTTATTATCATGACTGATGCCGACGTAGATGGTGCACATATTCGTACGCTACTTCTTACGCTATTTTATCGTTATATGCGTCCTCTGCTTGATGCAGGTTATATTTATATTGCGCAACCACCGCTTTATCAAATTAAGCACGGTAAGCAAATTGAGTACGTATATAGTGATGGACAATTAGAAGATTATCTAGCAAGCCTTGATAAAGACACTAAATACAGCATTCAACGATATAAAGGTCTTGGAGAAATGAATCCAGAACAACTATGGGATACAACAATGAATCCAGAACACCGTACACTACTTCAAGTGAATATCAAAGACGCTATTGATGCTGATGAAACTTTTGAAATGTTGATGGGTGACCGTGTGGAACCTCGTCGTAAATTCATTGAAGAAAACGCACAATACGTTAAAAACTTGGATGTTTAA
- the gyrA gene encoding DNA gyrase subunit A, whose protein sequence is MAETPNQRITEINLNKEMRTSFLDYAMSVIVARALPDVRDGLKPVHRRILYAMNDLGMTSDKAYKKSARIVGEVIGKYHPHGDTAVYFTMVRMAQDFSYRNMLVDGHGNFGSVDGDMAAAMRYTEARMSKISMELLRDINKDTIDYADNYDGSEREPVILPARFPNLLVNGSSGIAVGMATNIPTHHLGEVIDGVLALSHDPEISIRDLMEYIPGPDFPTAGMIMGRSGIRRAYESGRGSITVRGRVDIEEKKNGKETIVITEIPYQVNKARLVERIAELAREKKIDGITSLNDESDRSGMRIVIEVRRDISASVIVNNLFKMTALQTTFGINMLALVDNHPKVLNLKEILYYYLEHQKVVIRRRTEFELRKAEARAHILEGLRIALDNIDAIIKLIRGSKTSDVAKEGLMTQFNLSDKQAQAILDMRLQRLTGLEREKIEEEYQNLVALINDLKAILADDERILEIIREELEEIKVKYADKRRTEILAGDLVSLEDEDLIPEEEVAITLTKRGYIKRLPLSTYRSQRRGGRGIQGMSTHEDDFVEHLVATSTHDTLLFFTNTGKVYRSKGYEVPEYGRTAKGIPIINLLGIESQEQVNAVINLSEFTDDSYLFFTTKHGVVKRTTLSQFAKIRQSGLRAVELRENDELISVQMTDGSKNMIIATKHGQSIYFPEANIRVMGRTAAGVRGIRLREGDEVIGMEVLEDNEKVLIVTEKGYGKQTPAAQYPLRNRGGMGVKTVTITEKNGNLVAMKTVTGEEDLMLMTVSGVLIRFEIDTVSQTGRSAMGVKLIRLDENEKVATVAKVPKEEDEVELEEEIDETLITQVPDESFEDAPGSDIEE, encoded by the coding sequence ATGGCAGAAACACCAAATCAACGAATAACAGAGATAAACTTAAATAAAGAAATGCGGACTTCATTTTTAGACTATGCGATGAGTGTAATTGTTGCCCGTGCTCTACCAGATGTTCGTGACGGATTAAAACCAGTTCATCGTCGTATTTTATATGCAATGAATGACCTCGGTATGACTTCTGATAAAGCGTATAAGAAATCAGCACGTATTGTTGGGGAAGTTATTGGTAAATACCACCCTCACGGCGATACAGCGGTTTATTTTACAATGGTTCGGATGGCGCAAGATTTTAGTTACCGTAACATGCTAGTAGATGGACATGGTAACTTTGGTTCAGTGGATGGGGATATGGCGGCTGCGATGCGTTATACAGAAGCACGTATGTCAAAAATTTCAATGGAACTACTTCGCGATATTAACAAAGATACAATTGATTATGCTGATAACTATGATGGTTCTGAGCGTGAGCCAGTTATTTTACCAGCGCGGTTCCCTAACTTGCTTGTCAATGGTTCATCAGGGATTGCAGTTGGTATGGCTACGAATATACCAACTCATCATCTTGGTGAAGTAATTGATGGTGTATTGGCGCTTAGTCATGATCCAGAGATTAGTATTCGTGATTTAATGGAGTACATTCCAGGACCCGACTTCCCTACTGCTGGTATGATTATGGGACGTAGCGGAATTCGACGCGCTTATGAAAGTGGTCGTGGTTCAATTACTGTTCGTGGACGTGTGGATATTGAAGAAAAGAAAAATGGTAAAGAAACAATCGTTATTACCGAAATTCCTTATCAAGTAAATAAAGCACGCCTAGTAGAACGAATTGCCGAACTAGCACGTGAGAAAAAAATTGACGGAATTACTTCCCTAAATGATGAGTCTGACCGTTCAGGAATGCGCATTGTTATTGAAGTTCGTCGTGATATTAGTGCAAGTGTAATTGTGAATAATCTATTCAAAATGACAGCACTTCAAACCACTTTTGGAATAAATATGCTCGCATTAGTCGACAATCATCCAAAAGTACTTAATTTAAAAGAAATTCTTTATTATTATTTAGAACATCAAAAAGTAGTTATTCGTCGCCGTACAGAATTTGAGCTTCGTAAAGCAGAAGCACGTGCTCATATTTTAGAAGGTTTACGAATTGCGCTAGATAACATTGACGCGATTATTAAATTAATTCGTGGATCAAAAACTTCTGATGTAGCCAAAGAAGGCTTAATGACTCAATTCAACCTTTCTGATAAACAAGCGCAAGCTATTTTAGACATGCGTTTGCAACGTTTAACAGGTTTAGAACGCGAAAAAATTGAAGAAGAATACCAAAACTTAGTGGCATTAATTAATGATTTAAAAGCTATTTTAGCAGATGATGAACGTATTCTTGAAATTATTCGTGAAGAATTAGAAGAAATCAAAGTTAAATATGCGGATAAACGTCGTACAGAAATCTTGGCTGGTGATTTAGTAAGCCTTGAAGATGAAGACCTAATTCCAGAAGAAGAAGTAGCGATTACGTTAACTAAACGTGGTTACATTAAACGTTTACCATTATCAACTTATCGTAGTCAACGTCGTGGTGGTCGTGGTATTCAAGGAATGTCTACTCATGAAGATGACTTCGTAGAACACCTAGTTGCAACTAGCACACATGATACGTTACTATTCTTCACTAACACTGGTAAAGTTTACCGTTCTAAAGGATATGAAGTACCTGAATACGGTCGTACAGCGAAAGGTATTCCAATCATCAACTTACTTGGAATCGAAAGCCAAGAACAAGTGAATGCTGTGATAAACCTATCCGAATTCACAGATGATAGCTACCTATTCTTCACAACGAAACATGGTGTCGTGAAACGTACAACCCTTTCTCAATTTGCAAAAATTCGTCAAAGTGGTCTTCGTGCTGTAGAACTCCGTGAAAACGATGAACTAATTTCTGTTCAAATGACAGATGGAAGCAAAAACATGATTATCGCAACGAAACATGGACAATCTATCTATTTCCCAGAAGCTAATATTCGTGTAATGGGTCGTACAGCTGCCGGAGTTCGTGGTATTAGACTTCGTGAAGGCGATGAAGTTATCGGTATGGAAGTACTAGAAGATAACGAAAAAGTACTCATTGTAACTGAAAAAGGTTACGGGAAACAAACACCAGCTGCCCAGTATCCGCTTCGTAATCGTGGTGGTATGGGAGTCAAAACCGTTACAATTACCGAGAAAAATGGTAACTTAGTAGCAATGAAAACTGTTACTGGCGAAGAAGACTTAATGTTAATGACTGTGAGTGGTGTCTTGATTCGTTTTGAAATTGATACAGTATCACAAACAGGCCGTAGCGCAATGGGTGTTAAATTAATCCGTCTAGATGAAAATGAAAAAGTAGCTACTGTTGCAAAAGTTCCAAAAGAAGAAGATGAAGTGGAGCTTGAGGAAGAAATTGACGAAACTTTAATCACGCAAGTTCCTGATGAAAGTTTTGAAGATGCTCCTGGAAGCGATATCGAAGAATAA